Part of the Shewanella eurypsychrophilus genome is shown below.
TAGAGTTATCCATACGCTTGGCCGCAAAATCTTGCGTACAAGCATCTAATGTTTTAATCGCTTTTTCAATCACATCTGCATCATCTTGACTCGCAACTTGCGCAAGACTCGCCATATTAGCTTCTATATCGTTACGTTCAGACGAAGTCAAAATGTCAGCATCTTTTCTCAATGCAGCACTAAGTGTTTCTAACACTCGAGCGGCTTCAACTTGTTGCTCGGCTAACATTCGGCGGGTAATATCTTCTTTCGCATGAGCCATAGAGTCTTTAAGCATTGTACCGATTTCGGTATCACTCAAGCCAAAAGAGGGCTTAACTTGAATGCTAGTCTGTACCCCTGTGGATTTCTCCATTGCAGTAACGTTAAGCAAGCCATCTGCATCAACCTGGAATGTCACTCGAATATGAGCGGCACCAGCGGCCAGTGGCGGTATGCCTTTAAGCGTAAATCTCGCTAAGGAGCGACAATCAGCGACCAGTTCACGCTCTCCCTGAACAACATGGAATGCCATTGCAGTTTGACCATCTTTAAACGTGGTAAATTCTTGCGCTTTAGCAACGGGGATAGTGGTATTTCGCGAAACCACCTTTTCAACTAAGCCCCCCATGGTCTCGATTCCAAGAGAGAGAGGAAGAACATCGAGAAGCAGTAGGTCAGAATCAGGCTTATTACCGACGAGTATATCCGCTTGAATTGATGCGCCAATGGCGACCACACGATCTGGATCGATTGAGGTCAAAGGGGCTTGACCAAAGAATTTCTCTACTTGTTGTCTAACAAGTGGCACTCGAGTTGATCCACCCACCATCACCGTTTCTAAGACTTCGTCGGTTGATACACCAGCATCTCTCAACGCACGGCGACAACTGCTAACGGTCTTCTTCACTAAGTGGCTGATCAGCGTGTCAAACTCATCTTTGCTGATTTGATGACTCAATTCAGTACCATCTTCTAAAACAAGTTTCGCCATGACTTCGTTCTCAGAAGTCAGTAACTCTTTTACTCTTCTTGATTCAATGAGTAATTGTCTGCTGACACTTGCTGACGGGACGGCTAAACTCCATTGCTGAAGTAAATAGTGATGCAGTAAATGATCGAAATCATCCCCACCTAAAGCCGAATCACCACCAGTAGCGAGTACTTCAAACAAGCCTTGTTTCAATCTCAGAATAGAAATATCAAATGTACCGCCACCTAGGTCATAGATAGCGATAACACCTTCTTGGCCAGAATCTAGACCGTAGGCTATTGAAGCCGCTGTAGGCTCATTTAAGAGGCGCAGTACTTTTACCCCAAGTAAACCGGCTGCATCTTTCGTCCCTTGACGCTGTGCATCATCAAAATAAGCAGGTACGGTGATCACCACCCCTTCAAGCTCGCCGCCTAAAGTCTTTTCGGCACGAGCCACTAAAGGCTTTAAAATTTCAGCAGAGACTTGTATAGGGTTCACTTGCCCCTGTTTAGTGACAAATAAAGGTAAACCATTTTCACTGGCATTAAATTCATAGGGAAAATGCTGATTACTAGCTTGTATATCTTCAAGGCTACGCCCCATAAAACGTTTAACTGAGATGATGGTGTTTTGAGGATCTTTTACAGAGCTCTTCTCAGCCTCAAAGCCAACTTCAACAGTCTCTTCGGTATAACGGACAACAGAAGGAAGAGAATGATTTCCATCTTTGTCGGCAAGTGTATTAGCATCACCACTTCGTACCGCAGCGACTAAAGAATTTGTGGTGCCTAAATCAATACCAACAGCCAATCTGTGTTGGTGCGGTGCTGCACTCAGTCCAGGCTCTGCAATTTGCAATAGCGCCATAATTTTTCAACCTAGTTATTTACCAGTGAGGCTCAAGTTCATCTCATAAAAGACAGCGAACAAAAACATATTATATCTTATCAATCAAACAAAGCATCTTCAGCACGCTCAAGTTCTAGCTGCAGTTTAGCCATAAATTTCAACTTACGAATAAGGTCAGCGGCGGAAGCAAGATCTGCTTCAGTTGCACTTTGTAGAAAAAGTTTAAGGCTTTGCTCTTGTTGCTTTTCATAGCCAGAAAATGAACGACTAAGTTCACTAATCAGTTCATCAGGATCTTTGCTATGAGCAATGTCTTCAAGAGACTCTCGCCACTCCATCTGCTGCATCAAAAACTGGGTGTCTTTTATCGTAGTAGACTCATGACGGAGCTCGATACCACGGATTGATAGAATATGTTCGGCTCTAGAAATTGGATTTTTTAATGTGGAAAAACCGTCATTTACCTGCGCAGTTCGTTGAACGGCTAGACGTTTATCTTGTTCACTGGCGTTGGCAAACTTATCGGGATGAACCGCCCGTTGCAGGTCGTGGTAACGATCTGCAAGTATGGCGGTATCAATATCAAAGGAAGGTGTAAAACTAAACAACTCAAAATAGTTCATGGTTTAATTCTTATCTTAGTTAGACTGTGAAACTTTCACCACAGCCACACTCCCCTTTAGCATTTGGATTATTGAACTGAAAACCTTCATTGAGACCTTCTTTGACAAAATCTAACTCAATACCTTGAAGGTAGATGAAGCTTTTAGCATCGATGATGATCTTTACGTCTTTTATTTCGTAAACTTCATCATCATCATTGAGTTCATCAACAAACTCAATGACATATGCCATCCCAGAACATCCTGAAGTTCTCAGGCCTAGACGTAAACCGATCCCCTTGCCGCGATTATCTAGAAAGCTTTTAACGCGATCTGCTGCGGCGGGAGTCATTGTTATAGCCATCTTTACTCCGAAAACTACTTATTTTGCTTAGATTTATAATCATCAATTGCAGCTTTTATGGCATCTTCAGCCAAAATTGAGCAATGAATTTTAACCGGAGGAAGTGCCAGTTCTTCAGCAATATCGGTGTTTTTAATCGCGGCAGCTTCTTCAATACTCTTGCCTTTAACCCACTCAGTGACTAATGAGCTAGAAGCAATCGCACTCCCACAACCATAGGTTTTGAATTTTGCATCTTCAATTAGACCATTAGCGTCAATTTTAAGTTGCAACTTCATCACGTCACCACAAGCGGGTGCACCGACCATACCAGTCACAACTGATGGGTCATTTTTATCGAAAGAACCCACGTTTCTTGGGTTCTCATAATGATCAATTACTTTTTCACTGTAAGCCATGATACTGCTCCAAAATCATAATCTAAAAGGTTTAACGGATTAGTGATGTGCCCACTCTACAGAGTCTAGGTCAACACCATCTTTGAACATCTCCCATAACGGAGACATTTCCCGTAAGTCATCAATCGACTTATTTATCGTTTCAATAGCATGATCAATCTCCTCTTCAGTCGTAAAACGACCGATTGAGAAACGAATTGAACTATGAGCCATCTCATCATTTAAACCAAGAGCACGGAGCACATAGCTCGGCTCTAAGCTGGCTGAAGTACATGCCGAACCTGAAGAAACCGCAAGATCTTTCAGTGCCATCATCAAAGATTCACCTTCAACAAAGTTAAAGCTGACATTTAAACTGCCACAATAACGTTGCTCAGCATCACCATTGATATATGTTTCTTCGATGCCTTTCACACCATCCCATAATCTGTCACGTAACTTTCGGATACGTGCATTATCAGATCCCATATCGGCTTTAGCAATTGCAGCAGCTTCACCCATACCCACAATCTGATGTGTAGCTAGTGTACCACTGCGCATCCCACGCTCATGTCCACCACCATGCATCGTCGCTTCAAGGCGAATACGTGGTTTACGACTCACATAAAGCGCACCAATTCCCTTAGGGCCATACATTTTATGTGCTGAAATTGAAAGTAGGTCGACCTTAGTCTTCTGTACATCAATTGGCAATTTACCCGCACTTTGCGCTGCATCGACGTGGAAAACAATTTTCTTACTGCGACAAAGTTCGCCGATAGCATCGATATCATGGATAACACCGATCTCATTGTTTACCTGCATGATGCTAAGAAGAATAGTGTCTTCACGCATGGCAGCTTCAATAGTCGCGAGAGAAATGAGACCGTTAGCTTCTGGTGCTAAGTATGTCACTTCATAGCCTTCACGCTCTAGCTGACGACATGTATCAAGTACCGCTTTATGTTCAGTCTTACTGGTGATGATGTGCTTGCCTTTCTTATGATAGAAATGGGCAACACCCTTAATAGCCAGGTTATCAGACTCAGTCGCACCCGATGTGAAGACAATTTCTCGAGGATCAGCATTGATAAGATCAGCAACTTGGTTTCGAGCAATATCTACTGCTTCTTCAGCCTGCCAACCATAACGATGAGATCGAGACGCAGGGTTACCAAAATTACCGTCCATCGTCATGCACTGCATCATTTTCTCTGCAACACGAGGATCAACCGGCGTTGTCGCAGCGTAATCTAAATAGATAGGAAGCTTCATCACACACTCCGTACTGCGCAGCCTTGATTTAAGGCAAAACGAAGTACAAAAAAATTATAAAATAACAAAGTTAACTTATACCGTTACTCTTTGTTCCTGTTGCATAGCGTCTTGCTTAACTGAAATGAATTGAACATCGCGTTTATTCATTAAACCCGCAAGACTGATCCCATTTAAGAAATCGGAAATTTGTTTACTCAGATCTCCCCACAATGAGTGAGTAAGACAACGAGTACCATTTTGGCAATTGCCCTGGCCTTGGCAGCGTGTTGCATCGACTGATTCATCGACAGCACGAACAACCATACCTACTGATATTTCGCCCGCATCAGCGCCTAAGCGATAGCCACCACCTGGCCCTCTGACGCTTGAAACAAGTCCTTGTTTTCTAAGTTTGGCGAATAGTTGTTCGAGGTATGATAGAGATATCCCTTGACGCTCAGAAATATCAGCCAGCGGCACTGGCCCAGAAGTCGAATGCATAGCAACATCTAACATTGCTGTTACAGCGTACCGACCTTTCGATGTAAGTTTCATAGCGACCATGCCTCCCAATAATGCATAGGGGAATTCAAACATACCTGAGTGTTTTAGTCAAGTATTTAACCTAGTAATTCACTCAGGTATTCTCGGCAATTATTTAACAGGTAATACCCTGCCATTTGGCTGGGGTATTTAACCCGTTTATTAATAAATTTTCAATAAATGATTGCCATTTAGTTCACTAAAAATCAGATTATGGGATCAAACTCATCTATTGCCTTCTTGCGCTGCTCTGCAGCGGCTAATTCAGCATCGCTAAACTCATCGACTTCCAACTCGGGGAGCTTATCTGTACACACGCTTCCACCCAGTGTTTGAAC
Proteins encoded:
- the hscA gene encoding Fe-S protein assembly chaperone HscA encodes the protein MALLQIAEPGLSAAPHQHRLAVGIDLGTTNSLVAAVRSGDANTLADKDGNHSLPSVVRYTEETVEVGFEAEKSSVKDPQNTIISVKRFMGRSLEDIQASNQHFPYEFNASENGLPLFVTKQGQVNPIQVSAEILKPLVARAEKTLGGELEGVVITVPAYFDDAQRQGTKDAAGLLGVKVLRLLNEPTAASIAYGLDSGQEGVIAIYDLGGGTFDISILRLKQGLFEVLATGGDSALGGDDFDHLLHHYLLQQWSLAVPSASVSRQLLIESRRVKELLTSENEVMAKLVLEDGTELSHQISKDEFDTLISHLVKKTVSSCRRALRDAGVSTDEVLETVMVGGSTRVPLVRQQVEKFFGQAPLTSIDPDRVVAIGASIQADILVGNKPDSDLLLLDVLPLSLGIETMGGLVEKVVSRNTTIPVAKAQEFTTFKDGQTAMAFHVVQGERELVADCRSLARFTLKGIPPLAAGAAHIRVTFQVDADGLLNVTAMEKSTGVQTSIQVKPSFGLSDTEIGTMLKDSMAHAKEDITRRMLAEQQVEAARVLETLSAALRKDADILTSSERNDIEANMASLAQVASQDDADVIEKAIKTLDACTQDFAAKRMDNSIRLAFKGQSVDSI
- the hscB gene encoding co-chaperone HscB; translation: MNYFELFSFTPSFDIDTAILADRYHDLQRAVHPDKFANASEQDKRLAVQRTAQVNDGFSTLKNPISRAEHILSIRGIELRHESTTIKDTQFLMQQMEWRESLEDIAHSKDPDELISELSRSFSGYEKQQEQSLKLFLQSATEADLASAADLIRKLKFMAKLQLELERAEDALFD
- the iscA gene encoding iron-sulfur cluster assembly protein IscA, whose product is MAITMTPAAADRVKSFLDNRGKGIGLRLGLRTSGCSGMAYVIEFVDELNDDDEVYEIKDVKIIIDAKSFIYLQGIELDFVKEGLNEGFQFNNPNAKGECGCGESFTV
- the iscU gene encoding Fe-S cluster assembly scaffold IscU, which gives rise to MAYSEKVIDHYENPRNVGSFDKNDPSVVTGMVGAPACGDVMKLQLKIDANGLIEDAKFKTYGCGSAIASSSLVTEWVKGKSIEEAAAIKNTDIAEELALPPVKIHCSILAEDAIKAAIDDYKSKQNK
- a CDS encoding IscS subfamily cysteine desulfurase produces the protein MKLPIYLDYAATTPVDPRVAEKMMQCMTMDGNFGNPASRSHRYGWQAEEAVDIARNQVADLINADPREIVFTSGATESDNLAIKGVAHFYHKKGKHIITSKTEHKAVLDTCRQLEREGYEVTYLAPEANGLISLATIEAAMREDTILLSIMQVNNEIGVIHDIDAIGELCRSKKIVFHVDAAQSAGKLPIDVQKTKVDLLSISAHKMYGPKGIGALYVSRKPRIRLEATMHGGGHERGMRSGTLATHQIVGMGEAAAIAKADMGSDNARIRKLRDRLWDGVKGIEETYINGDAEQRYCGSLNVSFNFVEGESLMMALKDLAVSSGSACTSASLEPSYVLRALGLNDEMAHSSIRFSIGRFTTEEEIDHAIETINKSIDDLREMSPLWEMFKDGVDLDSVEWAHH
- the iscR gene encoding Fe-S cluster assembly transcriptional regulator IscR; its protein translation is MKLTSKGRYAVTAMLDVAMHSTSGPVPLADISERQGISLSYLEQLFAKLRKQGLVSSVRGPGGGYRLGADAGEISVGMVVRAVDESVDATRCQGQGNCQNGTRCLTHSLWGDLSKQISDFLNGISLAGLMNKRDVQFISVKQDAMQQEQRVTV